One genomic window of Mucilaginibacter sp. SJ includes the following:
- a CDS encoding transketolase, with protein MKADLQTLEKTASQIRRDIVRMVHGCQSGHPGGSLGCTDFFTALYFSVMNHDPKFNMDAVGEDIFFLSNGHISPVFYSTLAHAGYFDKAELATFRKLNARLQGHPTTHEHLPGIRIASGSLGQGLSVAIGAALAKKLNGDKSLVFTLHGDGEIQEGQIWEAAMFAPHNHVDNLISTIDVNGQQIDGPTKQVLSLGDLRAKWEAFGWDVLDMKGNDMADVVRVLEEAKSRTGQGKPIMILMHTEMGYGVDFMVGSHKWHGVAPNDEQLKLALDQLEETLGDY; from the coding sequence ATGAAAGCAGACTTACAAACATTAGAAAAAACCGCGTCACAAATCAGGCGCGACATTGTACGCATGGTACATGGCTGTCAATCAGGCCACCCGGGCGGCTCATTGGGCTGTACCGATTTCTTTACCGCATTGTATTTTTCGGTAATGAACCACGATCCTAAATTTAATATGGACGCAGTTGGCGAAGATATTTTCTTCCTGTCAAACGGCCATATTTCGCCTGTGTTCTACAGTACGCTGGCACACGCAGGTTATTTTGATAAAGCCGAGCTTGCAACTTTCCGTAAACTGAACGCGCGTTTACAAGGTCACCCAACTACACATGAGCACCTTCCGGGCATCCGTATTGCTTCGGGTTCATTGGGCCAGGGCTTATCGGTAGCTATCGGAGCTGCATTGGCAAAAAAATTAAACGGTGATAAATCATTGGTGTTTACCCTGCATGGCGATGGCGAAATCCAGGAAGGCCAGATTTGGGAAGCTGCGATGTTTGCCCCGCACAATCATGTTGATAACCTGATCTCAACTATTGATGTTAACGGTCAGCAAATTGATGGTCCAACCAAACAGGTACTTTCATTAGGCGATCTTCGCGCTAAATGGGAAGCTTTTGGCTGGGATGTATTGGATATGAAAGGTAACGATATGGCCGATGTGGTTAGGGTGCTCGAAGAAGCAAAAAGCCGCACAGGTCAGGGCAAACCGATCATGATCCTGATGCATACCGAAATGGGTTACGGTGTTGACTTTATGGTGGGCAGTCACAAATGGCACGGTGTTGCGCCAAATGATGAGCAGCTTAAACTGGCTTTAGATCAGTTAGAGGAAACACTGGGCGATTATTAA
- a CDS encoding M23 family metallopeptidase has protein sequence MIKKLLVTGAMCLALYSNAFAQSDIIQSRQYPQSYFRYPLDLTPPTTAGSFGELRPSHFHSGLDFKTNQRTGYPVHAAAEGYISRVRVQFGGFGRAIYITHPNGYTTVYGHLQSFSPAVIELVKKYQYEHQTYEADFKLTSTQVPVKKDEVVAISGNAGASAGPHVHFEIRDTKTEETINAQLFGLTIPDKVPPTITSIGIYHLNGKPFSEKTPKEFLGVTGAGGNYHLIKSQTLELSGNIGFGINATDMNSTSFNHNGVYSIELKLDGKIVYTFAVERFAFDQTHAINAYIDYPAFESSRRWMQKCFILPGSRISLYPQSVNNGIITFDDNATHDVEYVVKDVAGNTSSLKLKVKSSPFANLQPVKPSGTMFYYDKRSEFANDKVKVIIMPGNLYDDLDFQYSASAKPAGAYSAMHHIHNRLTPIHDSYEIWIKPDVDLGKYTDKAVIVSSWGGCQGGYFKDGYVISQVSAFGDYYIKVDTVAPVIRPLNIKNGSNMKAARSVNFRISDNLSGIKSYTGTIDGKWVLMEHDYKTKILSYTINSDIAPGKHVFKLTLVDNKNNFSEFSADFYR, from the coding sequence ATGATTAAAAAACTATTGGTTACAGGTGCAATGTGTTTGGCGCTTTATTCAAACGCGTTTGCACAAAGTGATATTATACAAAGCAGGCAATACCCGCAAAGTTATTTCAGGTATCCGCTTGATCTTACGCCCCCCACTACAGCCGGTTCATTTGGCGAGTTAAGGCCGTCACATTTCCACTCCGGGCTCGATTTTAAAACCAACCAGCGTACCGGCTACCCTGTACATGCCGCTGCCGAAGGCTACATATCAAGGGTACGTGTACAGTTTGGCGGTTTTGGAAGAGCTATTTATATTACCCATCCCAATGGGTATACTACGGTTTATGGTCACCTGCAAAGTTTTAGTCCGGCGGTTATTGAGTTGGTAAAGAAATATCAATATGAGCATCAAACCTACGAAGCTGATTTTAAACTTACATCAACACAGGTGCCGGTTAAAAAAGATGAGGTTGTAGCCATTTCAGGAAATGCCGGTGCATCGGCCGGGCCGCATGTGCACTTTGAGATCAGGGACACTAAAACAGAGGAAACCATTAATGCGCAGCTGTTTGGTTTAACTATTCCGGATAAAGTACCGCCAACAATCACTTCTATCGGGATCTATCACTTGAACGGGAAACCTTTCAGCGAAAAAACACCTAAAGAGTTTTTAGGCGTTACCGGAGCTGGCGGTAATTATCACCTCATTAAATCGCAAACGCTGGAGTTGAGCGGTAATATCGGATTCGGGATCAATGCCACCGATATGAATAGCACGTCGTTTAATCATAATGGCGTTTACTCTATCGAACTAAAACTCGACGGTAAAATCGTTTATACCTTTGCTGTTGAACGTTTCGCGTTTGATCAAACCCATGCTATTAATGCCTATATAGATTACCCCGCATTTGAATCATCGCGCAGGTGGATGCAGAAATGTTTCATCCTGCCCGGTAGCCGCATTTCGCTGTATCCGCAATCGGTAAATAATGGTATTATTACGTTTGACGATAATGCCACGCATGATGTGGAATATGTGGTGAAAGATGTTGCGGGCAATACCTCCTCGTTGAAATTAAAAGTAAAGTCATCACCATTTGCCAATCTCCAGCCTGTAAAACCTAGCGGTACTATGTTTTACTATGATAAGCGGAGCGAGTTTGCCAACGATAAAGTGAAAGTGATCATTATGCCTGGCAATTTGTATGATGATCTGGATTTTCAATATTCGGCTTCGGCTAAACCTGCAGGGGCATATTCAGCCATGCATCATATCCATAACAGGCTAACACCTATTCATGATAGCTATGAGATCTGGATCAAACCAGATGTTGACCTGGGTAAGTACACTGATAAGGCGGTTATTGTAAGTTCATGGGGAGGCTGCCAGGGCGGTTACTTTAAAGATGGCTATGTGATATCGCAGGTGAGTGCCTTTGGCGACTATTATATCAAGGTAGATACGGTAGCCCCGGTTATTCGCCCGCTCAATATCAAAAACGGGAGCAATATGAAGGCTGCCCGCAGTGTTAATTTTAGAATAAGTGATAATTTATCAGGAATTAAGAGCTATACAGGTACAATTGACGGTAAATGGGTGCTAATGGAGCATGATTATAAAACTAAAATATTAAGTTACACCATTAATAGCGATATTGCACCCGGTAAACACGTGTTTAAGTTGACTTTAGTTGATAACAAGAATAATTTTTCGGAATTTTCCGCCGATTTTTACAGATAA
- the bcp gene encoding thioredoxin-dependent thiol peroxidase, with the protein MATLKEGDKAPAFTAKDQNGKEVSLADYKGKNVILYFYPKDDTPGCTAESCDFRDNYQSLLSKGFEVIGVSTDDEKSHKKFETKYSLPFTLIADNELKIVEAYGVWIEKNMYGKKYMGTARTTFVIDAEGIITHVINKVDTKASSQQVLDLVK; encoded by the coding sequence ATGGCAACATTAAAAGAAGGCGATAAAGCTCCTGCTTTTACCGCTAAAGATCAAAACGGCAAAGAAGTATCCCTTGCCGATTACAAAGGGAAAAATGTGATCCTTTACTTTTATCCTAAAGATGATACCCCCGGCTGTACTGCCGAATCATGCGATTTCAGGGATAACTATCAATCGCTTTTAAGCAAAGGTTTTGAGGTGATAGGGGTAAGTACGGATGATGAAAAATCGCACAAAAAATTTGAAACCAAATATAGCCTGCCATTTACCTTAATAGCCGATAATGAGCTTAAAATTGTTGAAGCTTACGGTGTATGGATTGAAAAAAACATGTATGGCAAAAAATATATGGGTACAGCCCGTACCACATTTGTAATTGATGCAGAGGGGATTATTACGCATGTGATCAATAAGGTTGATACTAAGGCCTCCTCTCAGCAGGTGCTCGATCTTGTAAAATAA
- a CDS encoding RNA polymerase sigma factor, with protein sequence MSVQVEDSEILSKFQDEKTRNEAFNLLLKKYQQKIYWHIRRMVVDHDDADDLVQDVFVKVWKNLAGFRNDAQLYTWMYRIASNECITFLNKKKQKNNVSLDDVAYELADTLADSTYFNGDAAQRKLQEALLTLPEKQRLVFNMKYYEDMKYEEMSQVLGTSVGALKASFHLAVKKIEAHLLGRD encoded by the coding sequence ATGTCGGTACAGGTTGAAGATTCAGAGATATTAAGCAAGTTTCAGGACGAAAAAACCCGGAATGAGGCATTTAACCTGTTGTTGAAAAAATACCAGCAAAAAATATACTGGCACATCAGGCGCATGGTTGTTGATCATGACGATGCTGATGATCTGGTTCAGGATGTTTTTGTAAAGGTTTGGAAAAACCTGGCCGGTTTCAGAAACGACGCGCAACTGTACACCTGGATGTACAGGATAGCATCCAACGAATGCATTACTTTTTTGAATAAGAAAAAACAAAAAAATAATGTTTCGTTGGATGATGTTGCTTATGAGCTGGCCGATACACTGGCCGACTCAACCTATTTTAACGGCGATGCGGCGCAGCGTAAGCTACAGGAAGCATTGCTTACCCTGCCCGAAAAACAACGGCTTGTTTTCAATATGAAATATTATGAAGACATGAAGTATGAAGAAATGTCGCAGGTTTTGGGTACCAGTGTGGGGGCTTTAAAGGCTTCTTTTCACCTGGCAGTCAAGAAGATAGAAGCCCATTTGCTTGGCAGGGATTAA
- a CDS encoding fumarylacetoacetate hydrolase family protein — MKIIAIGRNYAEHAKELNNPVPTTPVIFMKPDTALLKENKPFYHPDFSEDVHHEIELVLKISKEGKHISEKFAANYYEEIGLGIDFTARDVQARHKEKGLPWELAKAFDGSAPISTFVPKTKFESVYDINFKLDINGETRQQGNTRDLLFSFESIVAFVSKYITLKKGDLIFTGTPPGVSKVKIGDKLEGYLEDEKMLDFYVK, encoded by the coding sequence ATGAAAATTATTGCCATTGGCCGCAACTACGCCGAACACGCCAAAGAACTCAATAACCCGGTACCCACAACGCCGGTTATCTTCATGAAGCCCGACACGGCTTTATTAAAAGAGAATAAGCCTTTTTACCATCCCGATTTTTCGGAAGATGTTCACCATGAAATTGAACTGGTTTTGAAGATCAGTAAAGAGGGCAAGCACATCAGCGAGAAATTTGCCGCTAATTACTATGAAGAAATTGGCTTAGGTATTGACTTTACCGCACGCGATGTTCAGGCGCGTCATAAGGAAAAAGGCTTGCCATGGGAATTGGCCAAAGCTTTTGATGGCTCGGCACCCATCAGCACTTTTGTGCCTAAAACAAAGTTTGAATCAGTGTATGATATCAACTTTAAGCTGGATATTAACGGCGAAACCCGCCAGCAGGGCAACACCCGCGATCTGCTTTTCTCGTTTGAGAGCATCGTCGCCTTTGTTTCAAAATACATCACCCTTAAAAAGGGCGACCTAATATTTACCGGCACCCCACCAGGTGTATCAAAAGTAAAAATCGGCGACAAACTTGAGGGATACCTCGAAGATGAGAAAATGCTCGATTTTTACGTTAAATAA
- a CDS encoding T9SS type A sorting domain-containing protein, with protein MAIFVNFAFVADGHSLKSDTVYLRGKTKAAKTSYLKNGLHLSLPPLKPAVTSSVKLNVSRPDDKLLSDVQLYPNPVTDQINLKYSISRNTNVTIKIMDVLGNDISTLFSQRVESGDHNLNYPISNKLVRGFYFVRVVAGTESVIKRISVIN; from the coding sequence ATGGCAATTTTCGTGAACTTCGCCTTTGTTGCTGATGGCCATTCGCTAAAGTCTGATACCGTGTATCTTAGGGGTAAAACTAAAGCCGCCAAAACGTCTTATTTAAAGAATGGCCTGCACCTTTCGCTTCCTCCGTTAAAGCCCGCTGTTACTTCAAGTGTAAAATTGAATGTATCCCGACCGGATGACAAGTTGCTAAGCGATGTACAATTGTACCCTAACCCGGTAACCGACCAGATCAACCTTAAATATTCCATTTCGCGCAATACCAACGTAACCATTAAAATAATGGATGTGTTGGGCAACGATATTTCTACCCTGTTTTCGCAAAGGGTTGAATCCGGCGATCATAATTTAAATTACCCTATCAGCAATAAGCTGGTCCGCGGCTTTTATTTTGTGCGCGTTGTGGCCGGTACCGAATCCGTTATTAAAAGGATTTCGGTTATTAATTAA
- a CDS encoding glycosyltransferase family 4 protein, whose amino-acid sequence MKIAYISTYPPRECGLATFNNNLMRAISSNFPERHTLAQNGFVVALNDSENLQEYEYPEEVKYIIRQNHQKDYIRAANYINTSNADVCIMEHEFGIYGGESGIYILPLINRLEKPLISILHTVLKDPSYVQRIIIREIAEQSSKVVVMSKRAVDFLTDIYEIPADKIQIIEHGVPDVEAPAENPVKSLSSFKNKRVMLTFGLLSRNKGLETVIKALPKIVEKHPDVMYVVLGNTHPGVIKSSGEEYRDHLKSLAAQLGVSKNLAFIAKFVSEEELVNYLTACEIYVTPYLNEAQITSGTLSYAVGAGAAVVSTPYWHATELLAEKRGRLFDFKNSEALADTVIELLDQDRVLNELKENAYQYGLHLRWPVIGAEFIKVARESLVRFDFSDKILRNSIVDPEILPKFSLTHVLRLTDDTGIVQHAKYGIPNLKEGYCLDDNARALIMALMAYQRNGSREAFELLPIYLSYIHYMQTDDGNFRNFLSFDRRYLDEVGSEDSFGRTIWALGHLIGCAASNSYREFALEIFHKSVPHFSALKHLRGVANTIIGISLYLQVYPTDEGMVKILANLTQPLIDAYNNTQSDDWQWFEEKMTYDNAILPLALLHSCEITGNEEARKIALATMAFLDQLTLSNGYLSPVGNDGWYYRGGTFPTFDQQAIETMAMVLMHFQAYQIFRIPQYIEKMFLSYKWFLGENTLRAPLYDHETKGCCDGLLPSGINRNQGAESTLAYLISHLTVLKAFELEYEYNKYGQKMQIC is encoded by the coding sequence ATGAAAATAGCATATATATCAACCTATCCCCCCCGCGAATGCGGTCTTGCAACATTTAATAATAATTTGATGCGTGCCATCAGTTCAAATTTTCCTGAAAGGCACACCTTAGCACAAAATGGCTTCGTTGTAGCGCTCAATGATTCTGAAAACCTGCAGGAGTATGAATATCCGGAGGAGGTAAAATATATTATTCGCCAAAATCACCAGAAAGATTATATCCGTGCGGCCAATTATATCAACACCAGTAATGCCGATGTGTGTATCATGGAGCATGAGTTTGGTATTTACGGCGGCGAAAGCGGCATTTATATTTTACCGCTGATCAATCGTCTTGAAAAGCCGCTGATATCCATTTTACATACGGTATTGAAAGACCCGAGTTATGTGCAGCGCATCATTATCCGCGAAATTGCTGAGCAATCATCAAAAGTTGTGGTGATGAGCAAACGCGCTGTAGATTTCCTGACCGATATTTATGAGATCCCTGCCGATAAGATCCAGATCATAGAGCATGGCGTACCTGATGTGGAAGCCCCTGCCGAAAACCCGGTTAAAAGCTTGTCGTCTTTTAAAAACAAAAGGGTGATGTTGACCTTTGGTTTGCTAAGCCGCAACAAAGGTTTGGAAACCGTGATAAAAGCATTGCCCAAGATCGTAGAGAAACACCCTGATGTGATGTACGTGGTATTAGGTAATACACATCCCGGGGTTATCAAAAGCTCGGGCGAAGAATATCGTGATCATTTGAAATCGCTTGCGGCGCAGTTAGGGGTTTCGAAGAACCTGGCATTTATTGCCAAGTTTGTGTCGGAAGAGGAATTGGTAAATTATTTAACAGCTTGCGAAATTTATGTAACACCATATTTAAACGAAGCACAGATCACCAGCGGCACGTTATCATACGCGGTAGGTGCAGGCGCGGCTGTGGTATCAACCCCATACTGGCATGCTACCGAATTGCTGGCCGAAAAGCGCGGCAGGTTATTTGATTTTAAAAATTCGGAAGCGCTGGCCGATACCGTTATTGAATTGCTTGATCAGGACCGTGTGCTGAACGAACTGAAAGAAAACGCTTACCAATATGGCCTGCATTTACGCTGGCCGGTTATCGGTGCCGAATTTATTAAAGTGGCCCGGGAATCACTGGTACGTTTTGATTTCAGCGATAAAATTCTGCGCAACAGCATCGTTGACCCGGAGATCTTGCCGAAATTCAGCTTAACCCACGTACTGCGGCTAACCGATGATACCGGGATTGTACAACATGCCAAATACGGGATCCCGAATTTAAAAGAAGGGTATTGTTTGGATGATAATGCCCGTGCGCTCATTATGGCGCTGATGGCCTACCAACGCAACGGAAGCCGTGAAGCATTTGAACTGCTCCCCATTTACCTGAGCTATATTCACTATATGCAAACAGATGATGGTAATTTCCGCAACTTCCTGAGTTTTGACAGGCGCTACCTGGACGAGGTTGGGTCGGAAGATTCATTTGGCCGCACCATTTGGGCCCTTGGCCATTTGATTGGCTGCGCGGCCAGCAATTCATACCGTGAATTCGCCCTGGAGATCTTCCATAAATCGGTGCCGCATTTTTCAGCGCTGAAACATTTAAGGGGTGTGGCCAATACTATAATTGGTATCAGTCTTTACCTGCAGGTTTATCCTACAGATGAGGGTATGGTTAAAATATTAGCCAACCTCACCCAGCCATTGATTGATGCTTATAACAACACCCAGTCTGATGATTGGCAATGGTTTGAGGAAAAGATGACTTACGATAACGCTATTCTTCCGTTGGCCTTACTGCACTCATGCGAGATCACCGGTAATGAAGAGGCCAGGAAAATAGCTTTGGCAACCATGGCTTTCCTTGATCAGCTTACTTTATCAAACGGGTATTTAAGTCCTGTTGGTAACGATGGCTGGTATTACCGTGGCGGTACATTCCCTACGTTTGATCAGCAGGCTATTGAAACCATGGCTATGGTGTTGATGCATTTCCAGGCATACCAGATCTTCAGGATACCGCAGTATATCGAAAAAATGTTCCTGAGCTATAAGTGGTTTCTGGGCGAAAATACTT
- a CDS encoding aspartate aminotransferase family protein, which produces MSTLRQLFLANNAQTTNFPLLLEFERAEGIYMYNAEGKAYIDLISGIGVSSLGHSNRYVIDAIKQQVDKYMHLMVYGEYVQTPQVRFAEKLVSVLPAPLQSVYFTNSGAEAVEGTLKLAKRFTGRQQVVACLNSYHGSTHGALSVMGNEEFKQAYRPLLPGVNFIRFNNPEDLMLITEETACVIIETIQGEAGIRVPDLAYVQALRARCTETGTLLILDEIQAAFGRTGKLFAFEHFGIVPDILLLAKALGGGMPIGAFISSNQIMDALKENPILGHITTFGGHPVCCAAGLAALEFLLDNNLVSGVAEKEALFRDLLVNPAMQQIRGKGLMMAIELENFDLNKKIIDRCIENGVITDWFLHCSNSMRLAPPLIITHDEIRKACGVIIEAIDFYTCK; this is translated from the coding sequence ATGTCTACTCTTCGCCAGCTTTTTTTAGCCAATAACGCGCAAACCACTAATTTTCCTTTATTGCTTGAATTTGAGCGTGCCGAAGGTATTTATATGTACAATGCGGAGGGCAAAGCCTATATCGACCTGATATCGGGCATCGGGGTAAGCAGTCTTGGGCATAGCAATCGTTATGTTATTGATGCGATAAAGCAGCAGGTTGATAAATATATGCACCTGATGGTGTACGGCGAATATGTACAAACCCCGCAGGTGCGCTTTGCCGAAAAGCTTGTTTCGGTATTACCGGCACCTCTCCAATCAGTATATTTTACCAACTCGGGTGCCGAGGCCGTTGAGGGGACATTAAAGCTTGCCAAGCGTTTTACAGGCAGGCAGCAGGTTGTGGCTTGTCTTAACTCATATCATGGCAGCACACATGGCGCATTGAGTGTTATGGGCAATGAGGAGTTTAAACAGGCTTATCGTCCTTTATTACCGGGCGTAAATTTTATCCGTTTTAATAACCCGGAAGATCTTATGCTGATAACTGAAGAAACCGCCTGCGTGATTATCGAAACCATCCAGGGTGAGGCCGGCATCCGTGTGCCGGATCTTGCATATGTGCAGGCTTTACGAGCCCGTTGTACCGAAACCGGTACGCTGTTGATCCTGGATGAGATCCAAGCGGCGTTTGGACGCACAGGAAAGCTTTTCGCGTTTGAGCATTTTGGTATCGTACCAGATATCCTGTTACTGGCAAAAGCTTTAGGCGGTGGAATGCCGATAGGGGCATTTATTTCATCAAACCAGATCATGGATGCCTTGAAGGAAAACCCAATCCTTGGTCATATCACTACCTTTGGCGGGCACCCGGTATGCTGCGCGGCGGGTTTGGCCGCATTGGAGTTTTTGTTGGATAATAACCTGGTATCCGGCGTAGCTGAAAAGGAAGCTTTGTTTCGGGATTTGCTTGTAAACCCGGCTATGCAACAGATACGGGGCAAAGGCCTCATGATGGCCATCGAATTGGAAAACTTCGACCTTAATAAAAAGATAATTGACCGTTGTATCGAAAATGGTGTAATAACCGATTGGTTTTTACATTGCAGCAACTCTATGCGTTTGGCGCCTCCTTTGATCATTACCCATGACGAGATCAGGAAAGCTTGTGGGGTGATCATAGAAGCAATTGATTTCTACACCTGTAAATAA
- a CDS encoding transketolase family protein → MKKYTYTDKKDTRSGFGAGLLEAGQKNDQVVALCADLIGSLKMNDFIKAFPERFVQVGIAEANMIGIAAGMTIGGKIPFTGTFANFSTGRVYDQIRQSVAYSNKNVKICASHAGLTLGEDGATHQILEDIGLMKMLPGMTVINTCDYNQTKAATVAIAEYDGPVYLRFGRPVVPIFTDPDQKFEIGKAWMVNEGADVSIFATGHLVWQAILAGEILAEQGIDAEIINIHTIKPLDEEAILKSVAKTGCVVTAEEHNRLGGLGDSVAQVLAVHNPSPQEYVAVNDSFGESGTPEQLMTKYGLDADHIVAAVKKVIERKNKKG, encoded by the coding sequence ATGAAAAAATACACTTACACAGATAAAAAAGATACCCGCTCGGGCTTTGGCGCCGGGTTGCTGGAAGCAGGCCAGAAAAATGACCAGGTTGTTGCACTTTGCGCCGACCTTATCGGTTCGTTAAAAATGAACGATTTTATTAAAGCATTCCCTGAGCGTTTTGTACAGGTAGGCATTGCTGAGGCTAACATGATCGGTATTGCTGCCGGTATGACCATTGGCGGTAAAATCCCATTTACCGGAACTTTCGCCAACTTTTCAACAGGCAGGGTTTATGATCAGATTCGTCAATCGGTAGCTTATTCAAACAAAAACGTTAAAATTTGCGCTTCACATGCCGGTTTAACTTTGGGTGAAGACGGTGCTACCCACCAGATCCTGGAAGATATTGGCCTGATGAAAATGTTACCAGGCATGACCGTTATTAACACCTGCGATTACAATCAAACTAAAGCCGCTACTGTTGCTATTGCTGAGTATGACGGCCCGGTTTACTTACGTTTTGGTCGCCCGGTTGTTCCGATCTTTACTGATCCTGATCAAAAATTTGAAATTGGTAAAGCATGGATGGTGAACGAAGGTGCCGATGTAAGTATCTTTGCTACTGGTCACCTGGTATGGCAGGCTATCCTTGCCGGCGAAATTTTAGCTGAGCAGGGTATCGATGCCGAGATCATCAACATCCACACCATTAAACCACTGGATGAAGAAGCTATTTTGAAATCGGTTGCTAAAACAGGCTGCGTAGTTACTGCCGAAGAACACAACCGTTTGGGTGGTTTAGGCGATAGCGTTGCACAGGTACTTGCAGTGCACAACCCATCACCACAGGAGTACGTAGCTGTAAATGACAGCTTTGGCGAAAGCGGTACACCTGAACAACTGATGACCAAGTACGGCCTGGATGCCGATCATATTGTGGCAGCGGTGAAAAAGGTGATAGAAAGAAAAAACAAAAAAGGTTAA